Proteins found in one Pontibacter sp. SGAir0037 genomic segment:
- the lptC gene encoding LPS export ABC transporter periplasmic protein LptC has protein sequence MRNKWFFSFMVFILLLGAGCKDDLKDPDKEFKFDGPLRETENVLTLYSDSARVLIKLEAPVQQDFESGDAVFPDGIYVEFYEKDGSLSSTLRSNYAKQERNKDFFTVRGNVILENIVKKEKLETEELFWDKNKDRIFTDKFVKVTTPERLLTGTGLETNQNFFPYTVLKVTGRFDLKEE, from the coding sequence ATGCGAAACAAATGGTTCTTCTCTTTTATGGTGTTCATCTTGCTGCTTGGTGCAGGCTGTAAAGATGATTTAAAAGATCCTGATAAAGAGTTTAAGTTTGATGGACCTTTAAGAGAAACAGAAAATGTACTCACCTTGTACAGCGATTCTGCCAGAGTATTAATTAAATTAGAGGCGCCGGTGCAGCAGGATTTCGAAAGCGGGGATGCCGTTTTTCCAGACGGCATTTACGTGGAATTCTATGAAAAAGATGGCAGCCTTAGCTCAACATTACGATCCAATTACGCCAAACAAGAGCGGAACAAAGACTTTTTTACAGTGAGAGGAAATGTGATACTCGAGAATATTGTAAAAAAAGAAAAATTGGAAACAGAAGAGCTTTTCTGGGATAAAAACAAAGACAGAATCTTTACAGATAAGTTTGTAAAAGTAACCACTCCCGAACGCCTGTTAACAGGTACAGGACTGGAGACAAATCAAAATTTCTTTCCATATACCGTTCTTAAAGTAACGGGTAGATTCGATTTAAAAGAAGAATGA